The following coding sequences are from one Brooklawnia cerclae window:
- a CDS encoding DedA family protein: MLPVPLTDPAALLAALGPYVLIGVFVMVFIESGCLFPFLPGDSLLFTAALMHGQLGIPLWALLAVAIGAAFLGDQVGYLLGARLGRRLFKPEARILKTEYLERSERFFRRHGVAAIVLARFVPIVRTFTPVSAGGAGMDHRRFSIWNLLGGVGWVVIMSLAGLTLGSIPFVARHLDVMATLIVVVSVLPMAIGALSKSRKATVVDADDRAADETVGR, from the coding sequence ATGCTACCGGTTCCCCTGACTGACCCAGCGGCTCTGCTCGCAGCACTCGGCCCCTACGTGCTGATCGGTGTCTTCGTGATGGTGTTCATCGAATCAGGCTGCCTGTTCCCGTTCCTTCCCGGCGATTCGCTGCTGTTCACGGCGGCGCTGATGCACGGGCAACTCGGCATTCCGCTGTGGGCCTTGCTGGCGGTTGCGATCGGTGCCGCGTTCCTGGGCGATCAGGTCGGGTATCTGCTCGGCGCGAGACTCGGCCGGCGTCTGTTCAAACCCGAGGCTCGGATACTCAAGACCGAATACCTGGAGCGCTCCGAGCGGTTCTTCCGCAGGCACGGCGTCGCGGCGATCGTGCTGGCGCGATTCGTGCCCATCGTCCGCACGTTCACCCCTGTGTCTGCGGGAGGAGCGGGCATGGACCACCGCCGTTTCTCCATCTGGAACCTGCTGGGGGGAGTGGGCTGGGTCGTGATCATGAGCCTCGCGGGCCTGACCCTGGGATCGATCCCGTTCGTGGCCAGGCATCTCGATGTGATGGCGACCCTCATCGTCGTCGTGTCCGTACTGCCGATGGCGATCGGCGCGCTGTCCAAGTCGAGGAAGGCCACGGTGGTGGACGCGGACGATCGGGCGGCCGATGAGACTGTTGGTCGTTGA
- a CDS encoding response regulator transcription factor, producing MRLLVVEDNPHLAASLKKGLQASGFAVDVALNGVDGAHLATNEAYDCIVLDIMLPSMNGYDVLKRVRASGCDAPVLMLTAKDGDLDQIDAFDLGADDYVTKPFGFVVLVARINALLRRGRTHRAPVLQVGDLLLDTSTNTARRGDVSIELTAKETSLLEYLMLHEGRIVSKTELLDHCWDSNYEGSDNVVEVYVHYLRRKLDEPFGVHTLFTRRGAGYQLTAGTEPEGER from the coding sequence ATGAGACTGTTGGTCGTTGAGGACAACCCCCACCTCGCCGCGTCCCTGAAGAAGGGGCTGCAGGCCAGTGGTTTCGCCGTGGACGTGGCGCTGAACGGTGTGGACGGCGCCCACCTGGCAACGAACGAGGCCTACGACTGCATCGTCCTGGACATCATGTTGCCGAGCATGAACGGCTACGACGTGCTGAAACGAGTACGGGCGTCGGGCTGCGACGCACCGGTGCTCATGCTCACGGCCAAGGACGGCGACCTCGACCAGATCGATGCCTTCGACCTGGGAGCCGACGACTACGTGACCAAGCCGTTCGGCTTCGTCGTGCTCGTCGCCAGGATCAACGCTCTCCTGAGACGTGGTCGGACGCACCGTGCCCCCGTGCTCCAGGTCGGCGATCTGCTCCTCGACACGAGCACGAACACCGCGCGGCGGGGTGACGTCTCGATCGAACTCACCGCGAAGGAGACCTCGCTGCTGGAATACCTGATGCTGCACGAGGGCCGGATCGTCTCCAAGACCGAGTTGCTCGACCACTGCTGGGACTCCAACTACGAGGGCAGCGACAACGTCGTCGAGGTCTACGTCCACTATCTGCGTCGCAAGCTCGACGAGCCGTTCGGCGTCCACACCTTGTTCACGCGCCGCGGCGCGGGCTATCAGCTGACGGCGGGCACCGAGCCGGAAGGCGAACGATGA